The window TTAAAGTTAATTAAATGAAAATCAGCGCAAATATTATCACCTTTAATGAGGAGAAGAATATCGAAAAATGTATAAAATCCATTCAAGCCGTAGCTGACGAAATCATTATTGTAGATAGTTATTCAACTGACAAGACAGAAGAAATTGCAAATAGCTTCAATAAAACTAGATGGATACAGCATAAATTTGAAGGTTATGGACAACAAAAAAATATTGCTCTCAGGCAAAGCCAATTTGACTATATTCTTTCAATAGATGCTGATGAAACCTTAAGCTTAGAATTACAAGAGGAAATTATTCATTTAAAAGAATCATCAATTGAGAAGTCAAAAGCATTTTATATTCCGCGCCTAAATAATTATTGTGGGAAATGGATAAAACATGGAGGTTGGTACCCTGACAGGAAAATCAGACTTTGGAATAAAAACTTTGGTCAGTGGACTCCTGATTTACATGAAAAAGTGATTTTGAAGAATGGAGTTGAACCAGCAAAGCTAAAGGGTGATATACTGCATTATACTACTGACTCAATCAGTACACATATAGATCAAGTAAACAAGTTTTCAGAAATAGCAGCTGCTCAATTATTGAAAAGTAAGAAAAAGCAGAACGCTATTTTTAAAATGCTTTTTGATCCACCTTTTATGTTTATCAAGAAATATTTCTTTCAATTAGGGTTTTTAGATGGTTTTTATGGCTTTGCTATTGCCATTATTTCTGCACATGCAAAATTCTTAAAATACGCTAAGTATTACCAAAAAAGTAAATTCAAGCAATGAAAGTATTGCATGTAAGCACAGAAAAAGTTTGGAGAGGTGGTGAGCAACAAATCGCTTATCTGATAGAATCTTTACAACAACTAGGTGTGGAAAATGTACTCATCTGCAATAAAAACAGCAAAATGCATCACTATGCTAAAATAAACAAACTAAATT is drawn from Marivirga arenosa and contains these coding sequences:
- a CDS encoding glycosyltransferase family 2 protein, with protein sequence MKISANIITFNEEKNIEKCIKSIQAVADEIIIVDSYSTDKTEEIANSFNKTRWIQHKFEGYGQQKNIALRQSQFDYILSIDADETLSLELQEEIIHLKESSIEKSKAFYIPRLNNYCGKWIKHGGWYPDRKIRLWNKNFGQWTPDLHEKVILKNGVEPAKLKGDILHYTTDSISTHIDQVNKFSEIAAAQLLKSKKKQNAIFKMLFDPPFMFIKKYFFQLGFLDGFYGFAIAIISAHAKFLKYAKYYQKSKFKQ